The Orcinus orca chromosome 4, mOrcOrc1.1, whole genome shotgun sequence genome includes a region encoding these proteins:
- the LOC101285807 gene encoding peptidyl-prolyl cis-trans isomerase A-like: MAMDGGPSGHISYELFADKFPKTAENFCALSTGEKGFGSQASCFHRIIPGFMCQGDDFTRHNGTGGKSISGEKFDETFILSHTSPGTLSTASAGSNTNDCQVFICTAKTEQLDGKHAVFGKVREDINILGVIEYLQPKNGKDQQEYRRC, encoded by the exons ATGGCCATGGATGGTGGGCCCTCAGGCCACATCTCCTATGAGCTGTTTGCAGACAAATTTCCAAAGACAGCAGAAAACTTCTGTGCTCTGAGCACTGGGGAGAAAGGATTTGGTT cccaagcttccTGTTTTCACAGAATTATTCCGGGATTTATGTGCCAGGGTGATGACTTCACACGCCATAATGGCACAGGTGGCAAGTCCATCTCTGGGGAGAAATTTGATGAGACTTTCATCCTGAGTCATACCAGTCCTGGCACCTTGTCCACGGCAAGTGCTGGATCCAACACAAACGATTGCCAGGTTTTCATCTGCACTGCCAAGACTGAGCAGTTGGATGGCAAGCATGCGGTCTTTGGCAAGGTGAGAGAGGACATAAATATTTTGGGAGTCATAGAGTACTTGCAGCCCAAGAATGGCAAAGACCAGCAAGAATATCGCCGTTGCTGA